DNA from Lactobacillus sp. ESL0791:
CCAAGGCAATCGTTTTTGGCCAGTTGACGGCTTTTACAGTTAACGCAATTTTGGCCACGATTTTTCCAACATGGCATCCGGTTTGGCGGATCATGATGGCGGTTGCGGCAATTCCAGCGTTCTTGTTATGGGTATTATCCTTCAATCTGCCCAATAGTCCCTTCTGGCAGTTGCTTGAAGGGGCACGTAATTCTGCTAAGAAAACTTTTGCTAAGCTAGGCTTTCCTAAACTGGATGTGCACGAGGCAATCAGTGAGGCCAAGCAAGCGATTCGTGCTAAAGAAAAGACTTTTTCATGGAAAAAAGTCCTTAAAAACCGCTATATGTTGTACTTGCTGCTTGCAGGGATTGCCATTGGTTTTGTTCAACAGGCATCGGGAATCAACACGGTCATGTATTACGGCACAGTTTTGCTGGAAAAAGTCGGCATGGGTGCCGGTGCATCTCTTTACGGTAATATTTTGATTGGTCTTGTTTCGTCACTGGCGATAACCCTGGGAACAAGAATTTTAGCCAATTTTTCGCATCAGCGTTTGCTGGTTGTTGGATTGTGCGCCAATGTTGTTACTTTAACGGTGCTGACTTTGGTGATGCGGTCAAAATCATTGCCGCAAAGTGAGATCAATGTTTTGGTTTTGCTGCTTTTGGCCTTGTTTTTATCTACCCAGCAAGGCATTGTCAGTCCGGTGACATATCTGTTATTAGCAGAAATTTTTCCGCAGCATTTAAAAACGGCTTTTAATTCGATTGGAACCGCGGTGATGTGGATTACCAATTTTGTTATTAGCCTAATTTTCCCAGTGTTGATGAATGCACTAGGAACCGCAGGCGTATTTTTCGTCTTTGCAATTGCCAATTTTGGTTGTGCTCTTATTACCGAAATCATGGTGAATCCACGACTGGTTAAAAAGGCGCGTGAGAAGTTGTCGTAGTGATTTACTTCTAATAAAAAACTATATATACTGATTATATGTGATAAAATAATATATAAAAATGTCAAATTATAATGTTCTAGTCAAGAAAATATCAAATTTTTCAGGGGGAAGGATAGAAAAAATTTGCTTGCAGTACATTAAAAATATTTTATGATTAGCATAGAAAATTGATAGGTTTTAAAAGAGGGTCGGTATGTCAAACGATGTAATTATGTACAATACTGAAGATGGTGAAACACAAATTGAGCTTCATCTTCGAAATAAGACAGTCTGGTTGTCGCAATTGGAAATTGCCGAGTTGTTCCAGACTTCAAAGCAAAATATTAGTAAACATATTAAAGTAATTTTGGATGATGGTGAACTGGATGAAAAGGCAACTGTCAACTATCAGTTGACAGTTCAAAATGAAGGTAACAGACAAATCTCTAGAAGTATTGCATTTTATAATTTAGATATGATTTTGGCAATAGGCTATCGTGTGCGTTCAGCGCGGGGGGCACAATTTAGGCGATATGCATCTACTGTCCTAAAGGATTATTTAATCACAGGAGCGGCTTTAAATACTGCTAAATTGATAGATAATTTGGATTATTTCAAAAATTTACAGAAGCGAATACGTGATATTCGCTCAAGTGAGCGCCTGTTTTATCAACAAGGTTGTTACTATAAGTAATTATATACATCAAAGGGAATTAGATAAAAAATTACTGATAGTAGAGGTAATTTACATAACTGCATTAACTTACACTTTTGTCCTTGCTTTTAAAGTTTTTCTTTTATTGTTTGCAATCTTTCTAGTAATAGTATTTATAGTTGCAATAGTTGAAATTCCCTTCGATTATAAGAAAATAAAACGAAATAAAGATTTTGATTCAAAGTATAATTCAGATTGAGTTGAAATTTTTAGATATAACAATAGGAGCAAGTATTATGGAAAAAGCTAAATGGATTGTAATAGATAGTTTGAAGACACTATCATTTTGGGTTTTGCTTGGATCAATCTTTTGCTTTATTGATGGCATTAATTCGCAAAACAAGACGCTGATATGTTGGACAACAATACTAGTCATTGTAGCCACATACGACTTTATAAAAGATCTAATAAATATATGGCATAAAGAAGTTGTGTTGCAAAAACAGTCAAATAAAGTAATGGATAAAATTAATAAAAACTAGCTATACCAGTTGTAGCTTGTTTAAGCAGTTCACAGATCATGTACAGAAACACGTAAGCGTACTAGTGAGATCTGATCAGTCACAGGTGCAAAAAGCGGTCCTTAGGGATCGTTTTTTGATGCAACAAAACAACCACTAACGTTACATAATTAGTGGTTGTTTTTTCAATTCATCCTATTTTGCTATATTATCTTTAAATCAATCCGTCCTTGACCAAACATTCCGCGATTTCGACCGTGTTCCAGGCTGCACCTTTTAGCAGATTGTCGGAAACAACCCACATATTAAAGGCGCCCGGATTTTCCGCGTCAGCACGCAGGCGGCCAACAAAAGTTTCCCGCTTGCCAGCAGCAGTTAACGGCTGCGGATAAAGCTGCTCGTCGGGATCATCCTGAACGACAATTCCTGGGAAACCTTCTAAAACGCGGCGCAAGTCGCTTGGCTTGGCCGTCTTGTCGTCAACCGTGAAGTAAACAGATTCGCCGTGACCCAGTTCAACGGGTACCCGCACACAGGTGGCAGTGACCTTGATTTCTGGGCTGTCCATATCATCCAACATGATTTTCTTGGTTTCGTGAATCATTTTCCATTCTTCATGAGTATAACCATCTGGTTCAAACACATCAATTTGCGGTAATAAATTAAATGCCAAAGGATAGTGGTGTGCCTCACCTTTGACCGGGGTGATTTCGGCAGTCATTGGTTCATTATTTAAGCGCTGCTGCGCCTGGTGCAGCAGTTCATTCCACGCTGCCTGGCCCGCTCCGGAAACAGCTTGGTAAGTTGAAACGATTATCTGTTTTAAGCCATAAGCCTGCCGGATCGGTTCCAATGCCAATACCATTTGAATAGTTGAACAATTAGGATTGGCAATGATGCCGTGATGCTTTTTTAGTGCCTGGCGGTTAACTTCAGGAATGACCAATGGCACTTCGGGATCCATGCGGAAAGCGCTAGTGTTATCAACGCAGACCGCCCCGTTTTTAACAGCAATTGGCAGAAATTTTTGTGAGACACTGCCGCCGGCAGAGGCCAACACTAGATCAACATTCTTGAATGAATTGGGGGTCGTTTCTTCAACCGTCAGCTCCTGATCCTTGAATTTCAATGTTTTTCCGGCCGATCGTTTTGAAGCCAGTAGTCGCAGATTTTTTACGGGAATGTCTGATTGGGCCAATTGACTGATGAGCCTGCCGCCCACTGCGCCGGTCGCTCCTAGAATCGCAACATTATAACCATTCATTGTAATTACTTCCTTATTATTTATTTAAAAAATTCTTGATGCGGCTTAATGCCAGTTGAATATTTTCTGGACTGGCTGCATAAGAAAAGCGGATATAACCTTCGCCGCCGTTGCCGAAAACACTGCCGGGCACGCAGCCGACAAGTGCTTTGTGTGCCAGTTGTCTGGCGAATTCCATGTCATCATCATGATATTGCTGCGGAATTTTAGCAAAAAGATAAAATGCGCCTTCTGGAGGGATGACCTTGAAACCTAAGTCAGTTAGACCCGTACTCATTAGTTCCTGCCGCTTGCGGTAAATTTTGACTGACTCTTTAGGATCCTGATCGCCCTTAACTGACAATGCTTCGGTTGCGGCTGCCTGGGTTGCATTAGGTGAAGTCGTTACCAGCAAGCCGTGAATTTTAGCAAATGATTTCGCAATTGCCTGCGGTGCTGCAATGTAGCCCACACGATAGCCGGTCATTGCGTGCGACTTGGACAAGCCGTTAATTAAAATTGTTCGTTCCGGAATGTCTCGGGCAATAGAATAGTGTTCCATTCCGTAGACTAGCTCGCAGTAAATTTCGTCCGCAATTACATAGAGTTGGTGCTGCTTGAGAATGGCAGCCAATTCTTTGAGCAGCTTAGCCGGATATTCCCGGCCGGTAGGATTGTTCGGGTAATTTAAGATGATGCCTTTTGCCTGGGGATGTTCTGCCAAGGCCCGCTTCAGGTCTTCCGGCTGCAGCAAGAAATCGCTGCCAGAGGTATCAAGCACCACCGTTTTTGCTCCCAATAAATCTAACAGGGAAAAGTATAGGGCATATGACGGTGCTGGCACTAAGACCTCATCGCCTGGATTAAAGAGGGAGAAAAAGGTTGCTGCCAAGGCTTCCGTTGCCCCAACCGTAACGATAATTTCTGAATCAGGGTCATAATCCAGGTTTTGTTTCCGTTTTAAAAAAGCGCTGATTGCTGCCCGCAGTTTGGGATTGCCGGTAGGTTTGCCGTAATGCGATTCGTTGTTGGCAATGCTGGCAATTGCCGCCTGTTTGACATGTTCCGGTGTATTTAAATCCGGTTCGCCCAAGGTTAGTTTAATGATTCCCGGAATATCGGAAATTTCTTGGTCAAACTTACGGATACCTGATGGTTCTGTTCCGGCTAATAGCCGGCTTTGTATTTCTTCTAAATCTATTGCTAATTCTGGCATGATAAGCCTCCTTATTGATTACTAAAGGATATTTTCTAAGCCAATGACTAATCCCGTTAGTTGCATAACATTTTTTAACGCAAGTTCAACTCCGTGCATAAAGGAATGGCGGTCAAATGAATCTTGCCTGATGGTTAAAGCCTCGCCGTCGCCGCCAAACAGCACCTGTTCGTGGGCGATATAGCCGGGCAGACGCACAGAGTGGACGGGAACGCCGTAGCAGTCTTTGCCGCGGGCAGCGTTATCGTTAAAATTGGCCTTGACCTTGGGATCACGGCTTTGGGCAATTACTTGTGCAGTTTTGAGTGCGGTTCCCGAAGGTGCATCCTGTTTATCTGCGTGGTGCATCTCAATAACTTCGGCATCGGGAAAGTAGGCCGCCGCGATTTGGGCAAATTTCATTAATAAAACTGCAGATAGCCCGAAGTTAGGGGCAATGAGCCCGCCGACCTTGTTTTGCTTAGCCAGGGCAGTCAATTCTGCTACCTGATCATCGGTTAGGCCCGAGGTCCCAATCACGGGGCGAATTTTATGTTCAAGGGCAAACTTGGTATTTTCATAAACCGCACTTGGCACCGTAAAGTCAATCCAAACATCATATTGGCCGCTAATGGCCGCTAGAGTTTGAAAAATTTTAACGTCTTGGTTTAAGTGATAATCACTTGGCTTGGTGCTTGCCAGTTTGGGAGCAAAGACAGCAGTTACTTGGTAACCGGGCATTGACTGCACTAATTCGACTGCCTGCTTACCCATGGCACCATTAAAACCGGCAACTAAAACCTTAATCATTGCTTTCTCCTAATTCTAAAACTATTGGCTGGTGTAAGTCGTCGTGCGGCATCCCCAGTCGATGTGCTAATTGCTGTTCTTCTTTGGCAGTTAGGTCAACAATCGGTAGGCGGCAGCCGCCTGTATGGAAGCCTTGCGCATTTAACAGTGCTTTAACTCCAGATGGGGACGGGAACATGAACAAGGCATCCATCTTAGGGGTCAACTTGCGCTGCCATGCGCCTGCTTCGGCAACATTTCCTGCCTCGAGAGCGTCATACATCTGCCGCATCTGGTCGCCGTAAACATGTGAAGCAACCGAAATAATTCCCTGCGCCCCGATTGCCTTGGCGGCTAACGATTGATCATCTTCGCCGCTGTAAACTAAGAAACCTTTAGGTGCATGTTCAACCAAATATTCCAGGTCTTCAATTGTCGTACACTGCTTAACGCCGATAATTTTCGGATTTTTAGCTAATTCTAAAATCGTCTCGTTAGCCATAGTTACACCAGTGCGGCCGGGAATATTATAAATGATGATTGGCAGCGCCGAATTATCAGCAACTGCCGTGTAATGAGCCAGCATCCCGCGCTGATTAGGTTTGTTATAGTAAGGAACAACCACCAGCAGTGCGGTGATTCCGTCAATCTGATTGACCCGCCTGCTTAGATCAATTGTTGCCTGGGTATTGTTTGAGCCGGTTCCTGCCACGATCGGAACGCGTCCGTCAACGATCTCGACAAATTTTTGGTAAAGGGCCACTTTTTCATCGTTGGTCAAGGTCGCAACTTCACCGGTTGTTCCGCCAACGATAAAGCCCTGGCTGCTGTGGTCAATCAGGTGGTTGACCAGCTCGGATAAACCAGCATAATTAATTGTTCCGTCTTCATTAAAAGGGGTAATGATTGCCGTTAAAATTTCGGCGTCTTGTAATAACATATTTTTGCCTTTCTACATCTAAATTAATCAATCTTGCATTCTTGTCTTTAAAAAACTGATCACGGTATTCATTCCGGGCATGATTGCTGCCTCGTCTGGGGCAAAAGTTGCCGAATGAAGTGCACCGTGTTTGCCGACACCCAGCCAAAACATGGCACCGGGAATTTTGCTTAACAGATAGCCGAAGTCTTCTCCGGTCATGGCTGGTGCGGTTTCAACATAAGTAATTTCCGGCTGCTTTTTTAAGAAAGAGATCAGTTTTTTAGTTAAGTGCTGATCATTTTCAACGGGAAAGTAACCTCCCTGATTAAACTTGATCTTAACTTGGGCCTGGTAGCTGGTGGCGATTCCCTGGGCTACTTCATCCAAGCGTTGTTTGATCTGTTCAATGACTGTCTGGGTTAATCCGCGGATGGTTCCTTCGATGTGCGCATAACCGGCAATCGCGTTGCGCACGCTGCCAGCCCGGATCTTGCCGAGGGTAATTACCCCGGCCTTGAGCGGATCAATGCTGCGGGAAATAATGGTTTGCACCTGGCCGATGAATTGGCCCGCGGCCACGATCATGTCATTAGCATTTTGGGGATAGGCTGCATGACCATCCTGTCCGTAAAAATCAACGTCGATTTCGGTTGTCCCAGCAAAGAGTGTGCCCAGTCTAGTGCCAATTGTGCCGGTGTCAAGCTCGGGCGTGTCGTGCAGGGCATAGATTTCGTCTACGGCAAATTCTTTGCTAAAAAGCTGCTTGTCGTATGCCAGTTTTGCACCGCTTTCGCTTTCTTCGGCCGGTTGAAAAAAGAATACAAGGTTATCACGGGGCTGGTTGGCTGCAAAGTAGCTCAAAGCCCCAACTGCAACCGTCATGTGCAGGTCATGCCCGCATGCATGCATGACACCGGGATGAGTTGACGAATAGGGAAGCCCGGTGTCTTCCGTGATTGGCAGTCCGTCAATATCTGCCCGGTAGCCAATGGTTTTTTGCGGCTGCTTTCCCTCTACGTGAACCATAATTGCGGTTGGCAGTTCAGGAAAGGTCTTAACTGTCAGATAGTCTTGCGGCATGTCCTGGATTGCGGTCAACAATAATTTTTGCGTTTGCTTTTCTTTCAGAGCCAGTTCCGGAATTTGGTGTAATTTGCGCCGAATCTGAATCAGATCTTTTTCTGTAAGCTGGGTCATTTTCACAATTTCCGCAGCTTAGACTCTAGGCCGGTCTTGCTTTTTGTTTCAGCATCCACCTGCTTGATAACCTTGGCCGGCACACCCGCGACGACGGTATTAGGAGCCACATCTTCAGTGACGACGGCTCCGGCCCCGATCACGGCATTGTTACCAACCTGAACACCTTCAAGCACAACGGCGTTGGCCCCAATTAGGACGTTATCGCCAATGGTAACGGGCTTAGCAGAAGCCGGTTCAATCACGCCAGCTAAAACAGCGTTGGCGCCAAGGTGAACATTTTGCCCGACAATGGCTCTGCCGCCGACGACGGCGCCCATATCGATCATTGAATTAGCACCAATTTCAGCGCCAATATTGATGACTGCGCCCATCATGATCACGGCCTGGGTTCCGATTTTTACCTGGTCGCGGATGATGGCACCGGGTTCAATCCGGGCATTGATTTTTTTAAAATCAAGCAGAGGAACCGCCGAATTGCGGGCTTCATTTTCGATGTGATAAGCACTGATCAAGTCTGCATTGCTTTTCAAAAAGGGTTCAACTTCATGCCAATCCCCAAATAAGATTCCGACCCGCTCGTCTAAAAAGGCCTGAATGCTGTCGGGAACGGATAGATTCTGTAAATCCCCCTTGAGGTAAACCTTAACGGGTGTTTTTTTGCTTGCATTGCCGATAAAATCAATAATTTCCTGTGCATTTTGTCCCATTGTTAACTCCTTATTCATAATCTAGGTCTAACCTAGTTAAATCGCTGCTGTTTTCTCGTTTGACTACCAATTTGGCTTGACCATCTTCGGCAAAAACCACGGCCGGTCGGCCCACCCGGTTATAATTGGAGGCCATTGAATAACCGTAAGCTCCAGTCGCCAGGACGGCTAAGATATCGCCCGGGGCATTGACCGGCAGTTCCTGTTTTTCTATTAAAATATCGCCCGATTCGCAATAACGGCCGGCAATAGTTACCGTTTCATGGATCTTGCCCAAGGGATTGTTGGCTAAAACAGCCCGGTACTGCGCCTGGTAGAGCGCGGGGCGGATATTGTCGCCCATTCCGCCATCGACACTCAAGTAAGTGCGTACACCAGGAATTTCTTTGCGTGCTCCAATCGTGTAGAGGCTGTAGCCGGCTTCGCCGACAATTGACCGTCCGGGTTCAATCCAGACTGCCGGCAGTTTCAACGAAGTATTGGCAATTTCGTCTTTTAAGGTTTTCGCCATGCTGGAAACGAAAGCTGCGGGTTCAAGCGGCTTGTCTTCCGCAGTGTACTTGATGCCGAAGCCGCCGCCGAAGTTTAAAACTTGTGGCTGGTAGCCGTATTTTTCGTACCAGGTATTGGCTAGCTGGACCATTTTTTTGACCAGTGCGGTGAAGCCGTCCACTGCCATGATCTGTGAACCGATGTGTGCGTGGTAGCCAAGCAAATTAAGATGTGGATTAGCCAGAACCAGTTGCAGGGCTTTTTCCGCTTGACCGGAGGCAAGGTCAAAGCCAAATTTGCTGTCCACCTGTCCGGTTTGGATGTATTCATGGGTATGAGCCGAGATGCCGGGGGCTAGCCGCAGCATGACATTTACTCGCGTGTTTTTATTGTCCAGCAATTGGGCAAGTAATTCTAATTCATAAAAATTATCGATGATAATAGTCCCCACGTGCTGCTTAAGTGCCAATTCCAGTTCCGCGGGGGTTTTGTTGTTGCCGTGAAAGCTGATATTTTTCATCGGGAAGCCAGCCGCTACCGCGGTCATTAATTCACCGGCGGAAACAACATCAAGGTGACCGTGTTCTTGGGCGACAACCTGATCGATTGCCTTGACGGAGAAGGCTTTACTGGCATAGCTGATGGCATATTTTAACCCGGTTTGGGCAAAAGCGCGATGCAGCTGCCGAAATTGTTTGCGAATTTGGCCGACATCGTATACATATAGCGGTGTCCCAAATTCTTTTGCTAGGGTAAGCGCATCGCAGCCGCCGATTGTTAAGTGTCCCTGTGAATTTACTTTGACCAAGTTTTGTCCCTCCGAAATTAGCTAATAAAAAAGGTTCTTTTGTTTGCGCTGAAACAAAAGAACCTGATTAATTTATCTGGTATCAATTTGTCGGAAGCGCTCCGTAGAATTCTACGACAGTCCATAGCTTATTCACCTATGACCCAGCTGCTAATCCAAGCTTGTGAATTAACGCTTCGGCAGCTCTCCCTTTCAGTTAGCTTCTCGGCCAAGCAAAGCTCCGCTAACTTACTGATGATCGTTGCGACCTCTTCGATTGCATAAATATTATATTATTTTTACATCACTGTCAATAATATTAAGAAAAAACTTTGCCATTTGTTAAAAATAAAAAATAATTGAGTTGCAGATTATAAAATTAATGCTAAAATGCAACTTAACTTTTCAGGTTTTGAAAAATAATAAGTTTTGTAAAAGGAATTGACAAAATGAAAGTAGTTAAGTTTGGTGGCAGCTCGCTGGCGGATGGGCCGCATTTTGAAAAAATAATTGATATTATTCAGGCTGATCCCGCCAGGCAGATAATTGTGACATCGGCACCGGGCAAAAGGTCTGCTTCCGACAATAAAGTGACCGATCTGTTAATTACATATGCGAAAATGGTTCTGCAAAAACAGGATGTGGCAGAAATCCGCCAGCAGATTTGGTGGCGTTATCAAGCAATTGCTGATTATTTTTCTGTTGGTGCAGAGGAACTGGCACCGTTAAAACAGGTTTTATGGCAATTGGCGGAAAATGAATATCCTGATGCGGAATATTTACTGGCTGCTTTTAAGGCGCACGGCGAGATTTTGAATGCAAAACTGTTGAGTCTGGTTTTACAAAAATTAGGGGTGAAGGCACATTTTGCCAGCTGCGGTGAACTAGGGATTAGAGTCACGCCTGTTCCCAGTGATGCGGCAGTCTTAGACGATACCTACCGCAATTTGGCAAATTATCAGCTGCCAGAAGGCTGTCTGGTTGTTCCCGGTTTTTACGGTCTTACGGCTGCCGGGCAGATTGCAACTTTTTCTCGGGGCGGCTCTGATATCACGGGAGCGATTTTGGCCCGCGGGTTCAAGGCAGACGTTTACGAAAACTTTACCGATGTTGATGCGATTTATGCGGTTGATCCCAGAATCGTGGCTCATCCGCAGCCGATTGCCAAGATGACATACCGGGAGATGCGGGAATTGTCTTATGCGGGCTTCTCCGTTTTCCATGATGAGGCCATTCTACCGGCGATTGCTGCCAATATTCCCATTAACGTCAAAAACACCAATAATCCCCAGCTTGCGGGTACAATGATTGTTTCCGCCAAGGGCTTTCACGCCGATCACTTGATTACGGGTGTCGCCAGTGATAATCATTTTTCAGCGCTATATATTCACAAATATTTACTGAACAAAGAGGTTGGTTTTACATTAAAACTGTTAGAGATTTTTTATAAATACCATATTTCCTATGAACATATGCCTTCCGGAATTGATGACTTGACCATTATTTTTGATAAGCGGCAATTTACCCCGGAAATTAAGCAGAAGATGTGTCAAGATATCCGTGAGGCACTTCAGCCAGACGATTTGGCCTGGATTGATGATTATGCCATTATCATGGTTGTTGGTGAGGGGATGCGCAACAAGGTGGGCGTAACCAAGCGGATTATTGATGCCTTGGCGCAAAAAAATATTGGCCTGCACATGATTAATCAGGGTGCTTCCAGAATTTCAATTATGCTTGGGATGAAACGGGCAGATGCGCCGGAAGCAGTAAAGCAGATTTATCAAAATTTTTTTAAAAGGAGAGAAACAGTCAATGGTTAACATAGAAAAGGTCC
Protein-coding regions in this window:
- a CDS encoding N-acetyldiaminopimelate deacetylase; this translates as MTQLTEKDLIQIRRKLHQIPELALKEKQTQKLLLTAIQDMPQDYLTVKTFPELPTAIMVHVEGKQPQKTIGYRADIDGLPITEDTGLPYSSTHPGVMHACGHDLHMTVAVGALSYFAANQPRDNLVFFFQPAEESESGAKLAYDKQLFSKEFAVDEIYALHDTPELDTGTIGTRLGTLFAGTTEIDVDFYGQDGHAAYPQNANDMIVAAGQFIGQVQTIISRSIDPLKAGVITLGKIRAGSVRNAIAGYAHIEGTIRGLTQTVIEQIKQRLDEVAQGIATSYQAQVKIKFNQGGYFPVENDQHLTKKLISFLKKQPEITYVETAPAMTGEDFGYLLSKIPGAMFWLGVGKHGALHSATFAPDEAAIMPGMNTVISFLKTRMQD
- a CDS encoding sugar porter family MFS transporter, which encodes MHKEKQKSSWFLRYTAFVIALGGFLFGYDTGVINGALTFLSAPDQLNLTSSQQGLVSSSLVLGCAFGAMAVGKLADNVGRKKLLQWIAVIFTVATLVCSLAVNSWMLIGSRFILGLSVGCASSLSPLYLNEVSPDKLKEENVNKNSKAIVFGQLTAFTVNAILATIFPTWHPVWRIMMAVAAIPAFLLWVLSFNLPNSPFWQLLEGARNSAKKTFAKLGFPKLDVHEAISEAKQAIRAKEKTFSWKKVLKNRYMLYLLLAGIAIGFVQQASGINTVMYYGTVLLEKVGMGAGASLYGNILIGLVSSLAITLGTRILANFSHQRLLVVGLCANVVTLTVLTLVMRSKSLPQSEINVLVLLLLALFLSTQQGIVSPVTYLLLAEIFPQHLKTAFNSIGTAVMWITNFVISLIFPVLMNALGTAGVFFVFAIANFGCALITEIMVNPRLVKKAREKLS
- the dapB gene encoding 4-hydroxy-tetrahydrodipicolinate reductase → MIKVLVAGFNGAMGKQAVELVQSMPGYQVTAVFAPKLASTKPSDYHLNQDVKIFQTLAAISGQYDVWIDFTVPSAVYENTKFALEHKIRPVIGTSGLTDDQVAELTALAKQNKVGGLIAPNFGLSAVLLMKFAQIAAAYFPDAEVIEMHHADKQDAPSGTALKTAQVIAQSRDPKVKANFNDNAARGKDCYGVPVHSVRLPGYIAHEQVLFGGDGEALTIRQDSFDRHSFMHGVELALKNVMQLTGLVIGLENIL
- the dapD gene encoding 2,3,4,5-tetrahydropyridine-2,6-dicarboxylate N-acetyltransferase, translated to MGQNAQEIIDFIGNASKKTPVKVYLKGDLQNLSVPDSIQAFLDERVGILFGDWHEVEPFLKSNADLISAYHIENEARNSAVPLLDFKKINARIEPGAIIRDQVKIGTQAVIMMGAVINIGAEIGANSMIDMGAVVGGRAIVGQNVHLGANAVLAGVIEPASAKPVTIGDNVLIGANAVVLEGVQVGNNAVIGAGAVVTEDVAPNTVVAGVPAKVIKQVDAETKSKTGLESKLRKL
- the lysA gene encoding diaminopimelate decarboxylase encodes the protein MVKVNSQGHLTIGGCDALTLAKEFGTPLYVYDVGQIRKQFRQLHRAFAQTGLKYAISYASKAFSVKAIDQVVAQEHGHLDVVSAGELMTAVAAGFPMKNISFHGNNKTPAELELALKQHVGTIIIDNFYELELLAQLLDNKNTRVNVMLRLAPGISAHTHEYIQTGQVDSKFGFDLASGQAEKALQLVLANPHLNLLGYHAHIGSQIMAVDGFTALVKKMVQLANTWYEKYGYQPQVLNFGGGFGIKYTAEDKPLEPAAFVSSMAKTLKDEIANTSLKLPAVWIEPGRSIVGEAGYSLYTIGARKEIPGVRTYLSVDGGMGDNIRPALYQAQYRAVLANNPLGKIHETVTIAGRYCESGDILIEKQELPVNAPGDILAVLATGAYGYSMASNYNRVGRPAVVFAEDGQAKLVVKRENSSDLTRLDLDYE
- a CDS encoding aspartate-semialdehyde dehydrogenase; protein product: MNGYNVAILGATGAVGGRLISQLAQSDIPVKNLRLLASKRSAGKTLKFKDQELTVEETTPNSFKNVDLVLASAGGSVSQKFLPIAVKNGAVCVDNTSAFRMDPEVPLVIPEVNRQALKKHHGIIANPNCSTIQMVLALEPIRQAYGLKQIIVSTYQAVSGAGQAAWNELLHQAQQRLNNEPMTAEITPVKGEAHHYPLAFNLLPQIDVFEPDGYTHEEWKMIHETKKIMLDDMDSPEIKVTATCVRVPVELGHGESVYFTVDDKTAKPSDLRRVLEGFPGIVVQDDPDEQLYPQPLTAAGKRETFVGRLRADAENPGAFNMWVVSDNLLKGAAWNTVEIAECLVKDGLI
- a CDS encoding aspartate kinase, with the protein product MKVVKFGGSSLADGPHFEKIIDIIQADPARQIIVTSAPGKRSASDNKVTDLLITYAKMVLQKQDVAEIRQQIWWRYQAIADYFSVGAEELAPLKQVLWQLAENEYPDAEYLLAAFKAHGEILNAKLLSLVLQKLGVKAHFASCGELGIRVTPVPSDAAVLDDTYRNLANYQLPEGCLVVPGFYGLTAAGQIATFSRGGSDITGAILARGFKADVYENFTDVDAIYAVDPRIVAHPQPIAKMTYREMRELSYAGFSVFHDEAILPAIAANIPINVKNTNNPQLAGTMIVSAKGFHADHLITGVASDNHFSALYIHKYLLNKEVGFTLKLLEIFYKYHISYEHMPSGIDDLTIIFDKRQFTPEIKQKMCQDIREALQPDDLAWIDDYAIIMVVGEGMRNKVGVTKRIIDALAQKNIGLHMINQGASRISIMLGMKRADAPEAVKQIYQNFFKRRETVNG
- a CDS encoding aminotransferase class I/II-fold pyridoxal phosphate-dependent enzyme; protein product: MPELAIDLEEIQSRLLAGTEPSGIRKFDQEISDIPGIIKLTLGEPDLNTPEHVKQAAIASIANNESHYGKPTGNPKLRAAISAFLKRKQNLDYDPDSEIIVTVGATEALAATFFSLFNPGDEVLVPAPSYALYFSLLDLLGAKTVVLDTSGSDFLLQPEDLKRALAEHPQAKGIILNYPNNPTGREYPAKLLKELAAILKQHQLYVIADEIYCELVYGMEHYSIARDIPERTILINGLSKSHAMTGYRVGYIAAPQAIAKSFAKIHGLLVTTSPNATQAAATEALSVKGDQDPKESVKIYRKRQELMSTGLTDLGFKVIPPEGAFYLFAKIPQQYHDDDMEFARQLAHKALVGCVPGSVFGNGGEGYIRFSYAASPENIQLALSRIKNFLNK
- the dapA gene encoding 4-hydroxy-tetrahydrodipicolinate synthase, which codes for MLLQDAEILTAIITPFNEDGTINYAGLSELVNHLIDHSSQGFIVGGTTGEVATLTNDEKVALYQKFVEIVDGRVPIVAGTGSNNTQATIDLSRRVNQIDGITALLVVVPYYNKPNQRGMLAHYTAVADNSALPIIIYNIPGRTGVTMANETILELAKNPKIIGVKQCTTIEDLEYLVEHAPKGFLVYSGEDDQSLAAKAIGAQGIISVASHVYGDQMRQMYDALEAGNVAEAGAWQRKLTPKMDALFMFPSPSGVKALLNAQGFHTGGCRLPIVDLTAKEEQQLAHRLGMPHDDLHQPIVLELGESND